A window from Bos indicus isolate NIAB-ARS_2022 breed Sahiwal x Tharparkar chromosome 1, NIAB-ARS_B.indTharparkar_mat_pri_1.0, whole genome shotgun sequence encodes these proteins:
- the CGGBP1 gene encoding CGG triplet repeat-binding protein 1, whose translation MERFVVTAPPARNRSKTALYVTPLDRVTEFGGELHEDGGKLFCTSCNVVLNHVRKSAISDHLKSKTHTKRKAEFEEQNVRKKQRPLTASLQCNSTAQTEKVSVIQDFVKMCLEANIPLEKADHPAVRAFLSRHVKNGGSIPKSDQLRRAYLPDGYENENQLLNSQDC comes from the coding sequence ATGGAACGATTTGTAGTAACAGCACCACCTGCTCGAAACCGTTCTAAGACTGCTTTGTATGTGACCCCCCTGGATCGAGTCACTGAGTTTGGAGGTGAGCTGCACGAAGATGGAGGAAAGCTCTTCTGCACTTCTTGCAATGTGGTTCTGAATCATGTTCGCAAGTCTGCCATTAGTGACCACCTCAAGTCAAAGACTCATACCAAGAGGAAGGCAGAATTTGAAGAGCAGAATGTGAGAAAGAAGCAGAGGCCTCTAACTGCATCGCTTCAGTGCAACAGTACTGCGCAAACAGAGAAAGTCAGTGTTATCCAGGACTTTGTGAAAATGTGCCTGGAAGCCAATATCCCACTTGAGAAGGCTGATCATCCAGCAGTCCGTGCTTTCCTGTCTCGCCATGTGAAGAATGGAGGCTCCATACCCAAGTCAGACCAACTGAGGAGAGCATACCTGCCTGATGGATACGAGAATGAGAATCAGCTCCTTAACTCACAAGATTGTTGA